One genomic window of Polyangiaceae bacterium includes the following:
- a CDS encoding J domain-containing protein, which translates to MQLPGRLDVTTLGDVLGALYRERATGVLELLERGTNHPGRPHRLFIERGLVRDVDSALSVTKLGELLWKEGFLDTGTWHKLGRELLFKPTARVGELLTERRWASPDVVRAALRHQLRRRLDAVFRLEQADVRFHVAQPRRDAESPPLSPEEFLHGRPRARSQRASPPQNPQGNASGPGAQRPRTNPKASHAGPRRQNQANQTGVKQRKDPVRQQALATLGLGEGADRAAVQRAFRKLAREVHPDRHPGADADKREQLLRSFVKLSAAYHALVG; encoded by the coding sequence ATGCAGCTTCCGGGGCGCCTCGACGTGACGACCCTGGGCGACGTCTTAGGAGCCCTGTATCGCGAGCGTGCGACTGGCGTCCTCGAGCTGCTGGAGCGTGGTACGAACCATCCAGGGCGCCCTCATCGGCTGTTCATCGAGCGGGGGCTGGTGCGCGACGTGGACTCTGCCCTGAGCGTCACGAAGCTCGGTGAGCTGCTTTGGAAGGAAGGCTTCCTCGACACCGGCACCTGGCACAAGCTCGGACGTGAGCTCTTGTTCAAGCCGACCGCGCGGGTTGGAGAGCTGCTCACGGAGCGCCGCTGGGCAAGCCCCGACGTGGTGCGCGCGGCGCTGCGCCACCAGCTCAGGCGGCGCTTGGATGCGGTGTTTCGGCTGGAGCAGGCGGATGTGCGGTTTCATGTGGCGCAGCCTCGGCGGGACGCCGAGAGCCCGCCTTTGTCGCCTGAGGAGTTCCTGCACGGGCGGCCGCGCGCACGCTCCCAGCGCGCCTCTCCCCCCCAAAATCCTCAAGGAAACGCCTCAGGGCCTGGCGCTCAGCGCCCCAGGACGAACCCAAAAGCATCTCACGCTGGGCCACGGCGGCAAAATCAGGCTAATCAAACCGGTGTGAAGCAACGCAAGGACCCGGTGCGCCAGCAGGCGCTCGCGACCCTCGGGCTGGGTGAGGGTGCAGACCGCGCCGCGGTCCAACGGGCGTTCCGCAAGCTGGCGCGTGAGGTGCATCCCGATCGACACCCGGGTGCTGACGCGGACAAGCGGGAGCAGCTCCTGCGGAGCTTCGTGAAGCTCTCGGCGGCGTATCACGCACTTGTTGGCTGA
- a CDS encoding HAD-IA family hydrolase, with amino-acid sequence MTASPTLALGFDLDGTLVDSLEDIRAALNACLRELGKPEVDSRAARGFIGDGATLLLARALGWQHDEPRLPQLVERFQEHYAQAPARHNRWMPGAEAALALGERLGVPLGICTNKPRKATLALLQALDVERHLSGLVCGGDLPEKKPDPAPILALAEQLSVSPGQLVFVGDGPQDVLAAKAAGAISVGVLGGIADEARLREAEPDHLLRDLIGVERLLSALTPQ; translated from the coding sequence GTGACAGCTTCCCCTACTCTCGCCCTCGGGTTCGACCTCGACGGCACCCTGGTCGACTCCCTCGAGGATATCCGCGCGGCACTGAACGCGTGCCTGAGGGAGCTGGGCAAGCCTGAAGTCGACTCCAGGGCGGCTCGAGGCTTCATCGGCGATGGTGCCACGCTGCTCTTGGCTCGCGCCCTCGGCTGGCAGCACGACGAACCCCGCCTCCCGCAGTTGGTGGAGCGCTTCCAGGAACACTACGCGCAGGCGCCGGCACGCCACAACCGCTGGATGCCCGGCGCCGAGGCCGCCCTCGCGCTAGGCGAGCGGCTCGGCGTTCCGCTTGGGATCTGCACGAACAAGCCACGCAAAGCCACGCTCGCCCTCCTCCAGGCTCTCGACGTGGAGCGCCACCTGAGCGGCCTGGTTTGCGGCGGCGACTTACCGGAAAAGAAGCCGGATCCCGCGCCCATCCTCGCGCTCGCGGAGCAGCTATCCGTTTCCCCAGGGCAACTTGTTTTCGTTGGGGACGGTCCTCAAGACGTGCTCGCCGCGAAGGCGGCAGGCGCGATCAGCGTCGGGGTGCTCGGCGGCATCGCCGACGAGGCGCGTCTCCGTGAGGCAGAGCCTGACCACCTGCTGCGAGACCTGATCGGCGTCGAGCGGTTGCTCTCAGCACTCACTCCGCAATAG
- a CDS encoding chlorite dismutase family protein — protein sequence MSEHGAGRPSLPEIDVREKGAEKDGERQYMDRRLFMQLLVFNVERETHPEDAIRRLGKTLKKRDAAGTIYKDVNNPRGIGLLTWSEDPEFFATTLRDALCDDKNDSLELCPDFTMIGRSYSSGFEQDLPFWLINRPIETVTNPDWPWAVWYPLRRSGAFEQLEGREKGGILHEHALIGRAYGEKNLAHDVRLACHGLDYKDNEFLIGLIGENLYPLSHVVQSMRKTKQTSQYISQMGPFWVGHMAWTSRGK from the coding sequence ATGAGCGAACACGGCGCGGGGCGTCCCAGCCTCCCGGAAATCGACGTACGAGAGAAAGGCGCGGAGAAGGACGGCGAGCGTCAGTACATGGATCGCCGCCTGTTCATGCAGCTGTTGGTGTTCAACGTCGAGCGCGAGACTCACCCCGAGGACGCCATCCGACGCCTGGGCAAGACGCTGAAGAAGCGTGACGCCGCGGGCACCATCTACAAGGATGTCAACAATCCGCGCGGAATTGGGCTGCTGACGTGGAGCGAAGATCCAGAGTTCTTCGCGACCACCTTGCGCGACGCACTGTGCGACGACAAGAACGACAGCCTGGAGCTCTGCCCGGACTTCACCATGATCGGGCGTAGCTACAGCTCGGGCTTCGAGCAAGACCTCCCCTTCTGGCTCATCAACCGTCCCATCGAGACGGTAACCAACCCCGATTGGCCGTGGGCGGTCTGGTACCCGCTGCGACGCAGCGGCGCCTTCGAACAGCTCGAGGGCCGCGAGAAAGGCGGCATCTTGCATGAGCACGCGTTGATTGGCCGCGCCTACGGCGAGAAGAACCTCGCCCACGACGTGCGCCTCGCTTGCCACGGCCTCGACTACAAGGACAACGAGTTCTTGATCGGCTTGATCGGCGAGAACCTGTATCCGCTGAGCCACGTCGTGCAATCCATGCGCAAGACGAAGCAAACCTCCCAGTACATCTCGCAGATGGGGCCGTTCTGGGTGGGACACATGGCCTGGACCAGCCGCGGCAAGTGA
- the hisZ gene encoding ATP phosphoribosyltransferase regulatory subunit, with protein sequence MADSNASTPPSYPPADLAQMQGRLKSLEHPLPAGMRDRLPEDARIESELGGRLRGCFELYGYERVSAPAFEYADVLVRGLGALEPQEVLRFVEPETGEVVALRPDMTPQVARLLATRLADAPSPARLCYQGSVLRRPRERARKHRQIPQAGIEYVGQGGVDADLEVLELAVESVRRAGLKDFVIDLGHAAIATPLLERVPRGLRDEVVEALSLKDSYQLERLAGRAGLSAAELKALCALPELTGAEEVWERAERVLAGTDALSGCLELKALWTRAQELECALVVDLGETRAFRYYTGFLFQLLAEGPGRAVASGGRYDRLLARFGQDRPAAGMAVDLDNLAWALADAQRSPGVGTRVLVSASPHAIQLVRALRKLGVVSAVAPASDPLGYAHAWRYTHLVEGSPNALELTCLGSGARKQITGGDVTETARGLSAELD encoded by the coding sequence GTGGCTGACTCCAACGCTTCAACACCGCCGAGCTACCCGCCAGCAGATCTTGCGCAAATGCAGGGCCGCTTGAAGTCCCTGGAGCATCCGCTGCCCGCCGGGATGCGGGATCGCCTGCCCGAAGACGCGCGCATCGAGTCCGAGCTCGGCGGGCGCTTGCGCGGCTGCTTTGAACTCTACGGTTACGAGCGGGTGAGCGCTCCAGCGTTCGAGTACGCCGATGTGTTGGTGCGCGGGCTCGGCGCTTTGGAGCCGCAGGAAGTGTTGCGCTTCGTCGAGCCCGAGACGGGCGAGGTGGTGGCGCTTCGACCAGACATGACCCCCCAGGTAGCCAGGCTCTTGGCCACGCGCCTCGCGGACGCACCGTCGCCCGCGCGGCTCTGCTACCAGGGCTCCGTGTTGCGGCGTCCGCGCGAGCGTGCGCGGAAGCACCGGCAAATCCCTCAGGCGGGCATCGAATATGTGGGGCAGGGCGGTGTGGACGCCGATCTCGAGGTGCTCGAACTGGCGGTCGAATCCGTGCGGCGCGCCGGCTTGAAGGACTTCGTGATCGATTTGGGCCACGCCGCGATCGCGACGCCGCTGCTCGAGCGGGTACCGCGCGGATTGCGCGATGAGGTCGTCGAAGCCCTCTCGCTCAAGGACAGCTATCAGCTCGAACGGCTGGCGGGGCGCGCTGGGCTGTCAGCGGCAGAGCTCAAGGCACTGTGCGCTTTGCCTGAGCTGACCGGCGCAGAAGAGGTTTGGGAGCGTGCTGAGCGGGTGCTCGCAGGGACCGACGCGCTGAGCGGCTGCTTGGAACTCAAGGCGCTGTGGACGCGCGCTCAGGAGCTCGAGTGTGCGTTGGTCGTGGACCTCGGGGAGACTCGAGCGTTTCGCTACTACACGGGCTTTCTGTTTCAGCTCCTCGCGGAAGGGCCTGGCCGGGCGGTCGCGTCTGGTGGCCGCTACGACCGGCTACTCGCCCGTTTTGGGCAGGACCGGCCCGCGGCGGGCATGGCGGTCGACTTGGACAACTTGGCGTGGGCGCTCGCAGACGCTCAGCGCTCGCCTGGAGTTGGAACGCGCGTTCTCGTGTCCGCGTCGCCTCACGCGATTCAGCTGGTGCGCGCCCTGAGAAAGCTCGGCGTGGTGAGCGCCGTGGCGCCGGCCAGCGATCCCCTTGGGTACGCACATGCCTGGCGTTACACGCACTTGGTGGAAGGCTCGCCGAATGCACTCGAGCTGACTTGCCTCGGCTCGGGCGCGCGAAAGCAGATCACTGGCGGCGATGTCACAGAAACCGCGCGTGGGCTCTCCGCAGAACTCGACTGA
- a CDS encoding adenylosuccinate synthase — MSSVVIVGAQWGDEGKGKIVDIYTEFAEMVVRYAGGPNAGHTLVIGDEKIIVRLLPSGILRENTRCVLGQGMVVDVDVLLGEIDELERRGHKGVAERLLLSDRAHLIMPYHILVDTLRESSAADKAIGTTKKGIGPAYEDKVKRLGVHAGMLKDPARLEAKVKMALEGWASTIQSLGGKSPELSEVMAPLLAARDRIVKMLGNASVAVDQAIRDKTRVLFEGAQGTLLDVDHGTYPFVTSSNPVSGGAAIGSGIGPNRINTVIGITKAYATRVGAGPFPTELDDADGKHLREVGAEFGSVTGRPRRTGWLDIPALRYAARVNGVDGWALTKLDVLTGLSRIRVCVAYDTPDGRTEDFPIDLLDDPGLITPVYEELEGWTEDLTGAQVLSDLPAAARAYVRFMEERAGVPLYLVSVGPRRRETIVLHNPFFGRADAP; from the coding sequence ATGTCGTCCGTGGTGATCGTCGGTGCGCAGTGGGGTGACGAAGGCAAAGGCAAGATCGTCGACATCTACACCGAGTTTGCCGAGATGGTCGTGCGCTACGCGGGCGGCCCGAACGCGGGTCATACACTCGTGATTGGCGACGAGAAGATCATCGTCCGCCTGCTACCGAGCGGCATCCTGCGCGAGAACACTCGCTGCGTGCTGGGGCAGGGCATGGTGGTGGATGTCGACGTGCTGCTCGGAGAGATCGACGAGCTCGAGCGTCGTGGTCACAAAGGCGTCGCCGAGCGCTTGCTGCTGTCGGATCGCGCCCACCTGATCATGCCGTATCACATCTTGGTCGACACGCTGCGCGAGTCGAGCGCGGCGGACAAGGCGATCGGTACGACCAAGAAGGGCATTGGTCCTGCCTACGAAGACAAGGTGAAGCGGCTCGGCGTGCACGCCGGCATGCTCAAGGATCCGGCGCGGCTCGAGGCCAAGGTGAAGATGGCGCTCGAGGGCTGGGCTTCCACGATTCAGAGCCTGGGCGGCAAGTCGCCTGAGCTCAGCGAAGTGATGGCGCCGCTCCTCGCTGCGCGCGATCGCATCGTGAAGATGCTGGGTAACGCCTCGGTTGCGGTCGATCAGGCGATCAGGGACAAGACACGTGTGCTCTTCGAGGGCGCTCAAGGCACCTTGCTCGACGTCGACCACGGGACGTATCCGTTCGTGACCTCGAGTAACCCGGTCTCCGGCGGTGCGGCGATCGGCTCCGGAATCGGCCCGAACCGCATCAACACAGTGATCGGCATCACGAAGGCCTACGCTACGCGCGTAGGAGCCGGGCCTTTCCCGACGGAACTGGATGACGCCGACGGCAAGCACCTGAGAGAGGTCGGAGCGGAGTTCGGCTCGGTCACTGGGCGACCCCGCCGCACGGGTTGGCTCGACATCCCTGCGCTGCGCTACGCTGCGCGGGTCAACGGGGTGGATGGTTGGGCGCTCACGAAGCTCGATGTGCTCACGGGCCTCTCACGCATTCGCGTGTGCGTGGCCTACGACACCCCCGATGGTCGCACCGAGGACTTCCCCATCGACCTCCTGGATGACCCCGGGCTCATCACCCCGGTTTACGAAGAGCTCGAAGGTTGGACGGAGGACTTGACCGGCGCTCAAGTGCTGAGCGACTTGCCCGCCGCCGCGCGCGCTTACGTGCGCTTCATGGAAGAGCGTGCCGGGGTGCCGCTCTATCTGGTCAGCGTTGGGCCCCGCCGCCGCGAGACCATCGTGCTACACAATCCTTTCTTTGGGCGCGCCGACGCGCCCTGA
- a CDS encoding tetratricopeptide repeat protein, whose translation MLRRLTWIWGLGALFWALPSSAEPSLWEAARDPQAAVAEKSYEGAQRMFARSLEAERFSTRSAKNLERASLALAELAEGHGSAEVDYFLGHLLSLGPDLKRAETVLRRALARDPASPLARRAWFDLGILRAKAGDSKGEYDSYTRALDTSWERGLRGNLYLNRAESAMVQGRLTDALRDYQQAVKIGNEPSLQALAYWGISIVQDRLGDLPAALQAATLATKIYPGALDLPSVFFVPRYDIHYYRALTWMALAKDAAGAGGRAEGYARASQAWEAYLAEAVPAKAEWVVNARLHLKTTERERKAAEKELAKSGKQAAPNARPFALPPPLRGTPKSVPPKGAAPKGTAPAKRKPTLKP comes from the coding sequence GTGTTGCGTAGGCTGACTTGGATTTGGGGGTTAGGCGCGCTGTTCTGGGCGCTGCCGTCCTCCGCAGAGCCAAGTCTATGGGAAGCAGCGCGGGACCCCCAAGCCGCCGTCGCAGAAAAAAGCTACGAAGGCGCCCAGCGCATGTTCGCCCGCTCCCTCGAAGCGGAGCGCTTTTCCACTCGCAGCGCGAAGAACCTGGAGCGCGCCTCGCTGGCCCTCGCCGAGCTCGCAGAAGGCCATGGGAGCGCCGAGGTCGACTACTTCCTCGGACACTTGCTCAGCCTGGGGCCGGACTTGAAGCGCGCCGAGACAGTGTTGCGGCGGGCGCTGGCCCGCGACCCAGCGTCGCCGCTCGCGCGCCGCGCGTGGTTCGACCTGGGGATCCTGCGCGCGAAAGCGGGGGACAGCAAAGGGGAATACGATAGCTACACGCGCGCTCTCGACACCAGCTGGGAGCGCGGGCTACGCGGCAACCTGTACCTCAACCGTGCGGAATCGGCGATGGTACAGGGGCGCCTGACCGACGCACTGCGGGACTACCAGCAGGCGGTCAAGATCGGCAACGAACCTTCGCTTCAGGCGCTGGCCTACTGGGGGATCTCCATCGTTCAAGACCGACTCGGAGATCTACCTGCGGCGCTGCAGGCAGCGACCCTAGCGACGAAAATCTATCCCGGCGCGCTGGACCTGCCGAGTGTGTTCTTCGTACCGCGCTATGACATCCACTACTACCGAGCGCTGACCTGGATGGCTCTGGCGAAAGATGCGGCCGGCGCAGGAGGGCGCGCGGAGGGCTACGCGCGAGCGAGCCAGGCCTGGGAGGCTTACCTCGCGGAAGCGGTACCAGCGAAAGCTGAGTGGGTGGTCAACGCGCGCCTTCACTTGAAGACAACGGAGCGCGAGCGCAAAGCCGCCGAGAAGGAACTTGCGAAGAGCGGGAAGCAAGCGGCGCCGAACGCCCGTCCCTTCGCGTTGCCGCCGCCCCTACGAGGCACGCCTAAGTCCGTCCCGCCTAAGGGCGCTGCGCCTAAGGGAACTGCGCCTGCCAAGCGGAAGCCCACGCTGAAGCCCTGA